A genomic region of Capnocytophaga canimorsus contains the following coding sequences:
- a CDS encoding Gfo/Idh/MocA family protein, whose protein sequence is MRKSVFDLKVAPIPNLTVGFIGIGIRGIEALKRYMLLDVNIGGVCDPHQEYIDKAKQITENSEKKPIFYSEENGWQKLCQLPEIDLIYISTPWEWHTDMAVFAMQCGKHVAIEVPLAMTVADCQKIVLTAEQTQRHCMMLENACYDTFEMTTLSLIKKGLLGEIVHAEGAYIHDLRKLNFLQNERDTLRGQWRIKYSQWYNGNPYPTHGIGPICQAMNILRTDHLVKLVSMSSATLGMKHYAENTFGKNSQQAQISYTMGDMNTTLIQTQLGKTIVLQHDVTSPRPYSRRYLISGTCGFVEKYPAEQITFDPNGMEPLSAEATQKIMEENKPLLIKQTEDLCQKLPEQKPMDIRMDYRLVHCLKNGLALDQNVYDGALWSAFVELTQKSVSAGSLPIPIPNFLP, encoded by the coding sequence ATGCGTAAAAGTGTTTTTGATTTAAAAGTAGCTCCTATTCCTAATTTAACCGTTGGTTTCATTGGAATTGGTATCAGAGGAATAGAAGCTTTAAAAAGATATATGTTGCTTGATGTGAACATCGGTGGGGTTTGCGACCCTCATCAAGAGTACATCGACAAAGCCAAGCAAATTACCGAAAATTCCGAAAAAAAGCCTATTTTTTATTCGGAGGAAAACGGTTGGCAAAAACTTTGTCAGCTACCTGAAATAGATTTGATTTATATCTCTACTCCGTGGGAATGGCACACTGATATGGCCGTTTTTGCAATGCAATGCGGAAAACACGTCGCCATTGAAGTCCCTTTGGCAATGACCGTAGCCGATTGCCAAAAAATCGTACTCACTGCCGAACAAACCCAACGGCACTGTATGATGCTTGAAAATGCTTGTTATGACACCTTTGAAATGACCACCTTATCCCTCATCAAAAAAGGATTATTAGGCGAAATCGTACACGCTGAAGGGGCATATATCCACGATTTAAGAAAATTGAATTTCCTGCAAAATGAGCGAGACACCCTGCGAGGGCAATGGCGTATTAAATACAGCCAATGGTATAATGGAAATCCTTACCCAACACACGGTATTGGTCCTATTTGCCAAGCGATGAATATATTACGCACCGACCATCTGGTAAAATTAGTTTCAATGTCATCGGCAACCTTAGGAATGAAACACTACGCTGAAAATACCTTTGGAAAAAATTCGCAACAAGCTCAAATATCTTATACGATGGGCGATATGAACACCACTTTAATTCAAACTCAACTGGGTAAAACCATTGTACTTCAGCACGATGTAACGAGTCCACGCCCTTACTCAAGGCGATACCTAATTAGTGGTACTTGCGGATTTGTAGAAAAATATCCCGCCGAACAAATCACTTTCGACCCCAACGGAATGGAGCCTCTTTCCGCCGAAGCCACTCAAAAAATAATGGAAGAAAACAAACCGCTTCTAATAAAACAAACCGAAGATTTGTGTCAAAAATTACCCGAACAAAAACCTATGGACATCCGTATGGATTACCGATTGGTACATTGCCTAAAAAATGGACTTGCACTTGACCAAAACGTTTATGATGGCGCCTTATGGTCTGCCTTTGTGGAACTTACCCAAAAATCGGTTAGTGCAGGAAGTTTGCCAATACCCATTCCCAATTTTTTACCTTAA
- a CDS encoding TolC family protein, with protein sequence MNHKFIFILLIFCGLSGFSQETQIYRFSLEEAVTFAIENNLKSKNAAADIEAARKKKWEATATGLPQINAKVDYQHFLKQQVTLIPAEFFGGQKGEFAEATFGTKQNVNASATLSQLIFDGSYLVGLQSAKVYLQISELFKQKSDIELRKTVVDAYANVLLSEESIRILEENKRVLEKNLNETKAIFENGLGEEENVEQLQITLANINNNLNNTKRLYELSKKMLNITLGLNLEDQVQLKDNLEQLTTQTITESIENETNFNLESNIDFKIASNSVRSQELLVKFEKSQSLPRLSAFLNGTYNAFDDKFSFFDTNKRWFGSALFGVSLEIPIFSSFMRSSKVQRSQIELEKSKNDLNLTKQQLQMQHDKALSDLQFAIEEHQTLRENLDLAKRIENKNQIKYTEGLATSFDLRQAQLQLYAAQQEFLQSMVNLLNKKEVLKSLQVN encoded by the coding sequence ATGAATCATAAATTTATTTTTATTTTACTGATTTTCTGTGGATTGTCAGGATTTTCGCAAGAAACTCAAATATATCGATTTTCATTAGAAGAAGCCGTTACTTTTGCCATTGAAAACAATTTAAAATCCAAAAATGCAGCAGCAGACATTGAAGCTGCTCGAAAAAAGAAATGGGAAGCCACCGCTACAGGATTGCCTCAAATCAATGCAAAAGTAGATTATCAACACTTTTTAAAACAACAAGTTACACTTATTCCTGCGGAATTTTTCGGAGGACAGAAAGGCGAATTTGCCGAAGCCACTTTCGGAACGAAGCAAAACGTAAATGCTTCTGCCACGCTTTCGCAATTGATTTTCGATGGCTCTTATTTAGTTGGTTTACAAAGTGCTAAGGTATATTTACAAATTTCAGAACTTTTTAAACAGAAAAGCGACATCGAACTACGAAAAACCGTTGTTGATGCTTATGCCAATGTGCTACTTTCGGAAGAAAGTATCCGAATTTTAGAAGAAAACAAGCGTGTTTTGGAGAAAAATTTGAACGAAACCAAAGCTATTTTTGAAAACGGATTGGGCGAAGAAGAAAATGTGGAACAGCTACAAATTACATTGGCGAACATCAACAATAACTTAAACAACACCAAGCGTTTGTACGAACTTTCCAAAAAAATGCTCAACATCACTTTGGGTTTAAATTTGGAAGACCAAGTGCAACTAAAAGACAATTTGGAGCAACTCACAACACAAACAATAACCGAAAGCATTGAAAATGAAACAAATTTCAATTTGGAATCGAATATTGATTTTAAAATTGCTTCCAATAGCGTACGTTCGCAGGAATTGTTGGTGAAGTTCGAAAAAAGTCAATCTTTGCCTCGTTTGAGTGCGTTCCTCAACGGAACATACAACGCGTTCGACGACAAATTTTCATTTTTCGACACGAACAAAAGATGGTTCGGGAGTGCTCTTTTTGGTGTAAGTTTAGAAATCCCGATTTTCAGTTCGTTTATGCGTTCAAGTAAGGTACAACGCTCTCAAATTGAATTAGAAAAGTCAAAAAACGATTTGAATCTAACCAAACAACAATTGCAAATGCAACACGATAAAGCATTGAGCGACTTGCAGTTCGCCATAGAAGAACACCAAACCTTGCGTGAAAATTTGGATTTAGCAAAACGAATCGAAAACAAAAATCAAATCAAATACACCGAAGGTTTGGCAACGAGTTTCGACCTGCGTCAAGCTCAATTGCAACTCTATGCTGCTCAACAAGAATTCCTGCAATCAATGGTTAATCTGTTAAATAAAAAAGAAGTTTTAAAATCGTTGCAGGTTAATTAA
- a CDS encoding PDDEXK nuclease domain-containing protein, translating into MNIEPTNYTNLVSEIGNLLKKGREQAATSVNTILVHTYWLIGRYIVEFEQKGKEKATYGSELLERLSKDLTTAYGKGFSRSNLFYMRKLYINFPNSETLSHKLSWSHYFEILKAEQPLAIKFYTIQAEKDNWSVRELKRQMKSMLFHRLALSKDKKGILELAEKGQEIHKPQDILKDPYVLEFLNLPMQHQYLESELEGKLISNLQDFLMELGKGFTFVKRQYRISLSGNHFYVDLVFYHRILKCFVLIDLKRGEVNHQDIGQMNLYLNYFQKEENVEGDNQPIGIVLGAYKDHILVEYATENISNQLFVSKYQLYLPEKKELERELEKLL; encoded by the coding sequence ATGAATATCGAACCTACAAATTATACTAATTTAGTTTCAGAAATAGGAAACTTGCTTAAAAAAGGAAGAGAACAAGCCGCTACTTCTGTTAATACAATTTTGGTACATACCTATTGGTTGATAGGTAGATATATTGTGGAGTTTGAACAAAAAGGAAAAGAAAAAGCAACTTATGGAAGTGAACTTTTAGAACGATTATCAAAAGACTTAACCACTGCGTATGGGAAAGGATTTAGTAGATCTAACTTATTTTATATGAGAAAATTATATATAAACTTCCCAAATAGTGAGACATTGTCTCACAAATTGAGTTGGTCTCATTATTTTGAAATTCTGAAAGCGGAACAGCCTTTGGCGATTAAATTCTATACCATTCAGGCAGAAAAAGACAATTGGAGTGTAAGGGAACTTAAAAGACAAATGAAAAGTATGCTTTTTCATCGCTTAGCATTGAGTAAAGATAAAAAGGGCATTTTGGAATTGGCTGAAAAAGGACAAGAAATACACAAACCTCAAGACATACTGAAAGACCCTTATGTTTTGGAATTTTTGAACCTGCCGATGCAACATCAATATTTAGAAAGCGAATTAGAAGGTAAATTGATTTCTAATTTACAAGATTTCTTAATGGAATTAGGAAAAGGGTTTACTTTCGTTAAAAGGCAATATAGAATTTCTCTTTCAGGAAATCATTTTTATGTAGATTTGGTATTTTACCATCGTATTTTAAAATGCTTTGTGCTTATAGATTTGAAAAGAGGAGAGGTAAATCACCAAGACATAGGACAGATGAATTTATATCTAAATTATTTTCAAAAGGAAGAAAATGTAGAGGGAGATAATCAGCCAATAGGTATTGTATTAGGAGCGTACAAAGATCATATTTTGGTAGAATATGCAACAGAAAACATTAGCAATCAGCTTTTTGTAAGTAAATATCAATTATATCTTCCTGAAAAAAAAGAATTAGAAAGAGAATTGGAAAAATTGTTGTAA
- a CDS encoding TetR/AcrR family transcriptional regulator, whose translation MAKEQLITIARDLLIDLGIKSVTMDDIARKAGVSKKTLYNHFKDKTDLVRTVVMSVSKELNEQIKVIIINEQNPIKQLYEVERFFSCQPVITNNSPQKQLQKYYPKIYKEMKNKQLEEVGGLILENLKRGIELGMYRKDINLDFTMRLYLHIMIESGNDLLFFKDYDKNIISASYLEYHIRAIATPKGVTTLEEILRRDKKN comes from the coding sequence ATGGCAAAAGAACAACTCATTACAATAGCACGTGACCTTCTGATTGATTTAGGTATCAAATCCGTTACGATGGACGATATCGCCCGAAAAGCGGGAGTTTCCAAAAAAACGCTTTACAATCACTTTAAGGACAAAACCGACCTTGTCCGAACGGTGGTTATGTCCGTTAGTAAGGAACTCAACGAACAAATCAAAGTAATTATAATCAATGAACAGAATCCCATCAAGCAACTTTACGAGGTGGAGCGTTTCTTTTCGTGTCAGCCTGTGATTACAAATAATTCACCTCAAAAACAACTACAAAAGTATTATCCGAAAATCTATAAGGAGATGAAAAACAAACAATTGGAAGAGGTTGGCGGATTAATTCTGGAAAACTTAAAAAGAGGTATCGAATTGGGAATGTACCGAAAAGATATCAACTTAGATTTCACAATGCGATTGTACCTACACATTATGATTGAATCGGGTAATGATTTGCTCTTTTTCAAGGATTATGATAAAAACATCATCTCGGCAAGTTATTTGGAATATCACATTCGAGCCATCGCCACCCCGAAAGGCGTTACCACGTTGGAAGAAATTTTAAGAAGAGACAAAAAGAATTAA